A section of the Triplophysa dalaica isolate WHDGS20190420 chromosome 8, ASM1584641v1, whole genome shotgun sequence genome encodes:
- the arl4cb gene encoding ADP-ribosylation factor-like 4Cb, which translates to MGNSFSNISAFQSLHIVMLGLDSAGKTTVLYRLKFNEFVNTVPTIGFNTEKIKLSNGTAKGISCHFWDVGGQEKLRPLWKSYSRCTDGIIYVVDSVDVDRLEEAKTELHKVTKFAENQGTPLLVIANKQDLPKSLPVADIEKQLALQELTPATTYHVQPACAIIGEGLHEGMDKLYEMIVKRRKTLKQKKKR; encoded by the coding sequence ATGGGAAACAGTTTCTCAAACATATCCGCTTTTCAGTCTCTCCACATAGTGATGCTCGGCTTGGACTCCGCAGGGAAAACCACGGTGCTTTACAGGCTGAAATTCAACGAGTTTGTTAACACCGTGCCCACGATCGGATTCAACACGGAAAAGATCAAGCTGAGCAATGGTACAGCCAAAGGAATAAGTTGTCATTTTTGGGACGTCGGCGGACAGGAGAAACTCCGGCCCTTGTGGAAATCGTACAGTCGATGCACGGACGGCATTATTTACGTCGTGGACTCCGTAGACGTGGATCGGTTGGAGGAGGCGAAGACGGAGCTGCATAAAGTGACCAAATTCGCTGAAAACCAAGGTACGCCGCTACTAGTCATTGCAAATAAACAAGACCTGCCTAAATCTCTGCCTGTGGCGGATATAGAGAAACAACTGGCCCTCCAGGAGCTCACGCCTGCCACTACATATCACGTCCAACCAGCCTGCGCCATCATAGGCGAGGGGCTTCATGAGGGAATGGACAAACTGTATGAAATGATTGTCAAACGACGAAAAACCCTTAAACAGAAGAAGAAGCGATAA